CCCTTCAGGATCGATGCGATCTGCTGTTCCGGGGTCTTCTCATCCCACTTGACAGAATTGTTAGCCCAGCGGCTTGCAGCCGTGTCAGTCTTGCCCACACGCCCGTCCGGCAGCATTACATCGATCATCGGGCTGTCTGTCGCTGCGGCCTGTTCCTGTGCACCCTTATCCTTTACTCTGCGGCTTGTGGTGAGCAGCACGAAGATGACCAGCAGAAAGACCAGGCTTGCGCCTGTGCTTGCCAGGGCCACCGGAAGGCGCAGGCTGTTGATCCTGTCCTCCGGAGTTACCACATAGATATAGTCTGTCTCAGTCTCCAGGCTGGAGCCGTAATATTTCCTGTTCTCTATGGTGATATAATCACAGTAACCGTCCCGGAACTGGTTTTCCGTCATTCCATATGTAAGAGCATTCTTCCCGATCATCCGCTCCTGGGGAAACCAGGAAAAGTCTTTTGTTTCTTTGTCTACGGCAAACGCAAACCCGCCTGCACTGGCTTTCACACTACCCAGGACTGAGGACAGCTTCGTGGCAGAAAGCGCCTCCTCCAGTTTTTCCGGATAGAGGGAAATCTGTGCAAACCCATCGGGATTTCCCTGGCTGTCATACATGAGCGCTCCGATGTACTGGTGATACTGACCGGATATCTCATCGGGCATGGACTCCTGGACCACCGATTCGACGCCCTGTAAAAGCTTGCCGAATGCATAGGACTGATCCTCCGGGTTGCTGCTTATCTCAAAATTGACATAGGTGGAATCAGACACCAGTTCTCTGCCCTGACTATCAAACAGCATGATGAATTCCACATCCAATACCTGGCTTAAACCAGCCAGCTCTTCCCGGTTCTGAAGCTGGGGATTGCCGCTCAGGATATATGCGGCAATCTGGCACTTGTTTAAGTATCGCCGGTTGTACTGGGCAGTGAGTGTCTCCACATCCTCCTGGTTCTTTAAAAAGGTGGCCTGAACATCCTCTACCTGCCGGCTGTTGCTGATAGAACGCATGGACAGGGAAAACAGTGTCTGCATATAAAATGAGACGACCAAAACAAAGATCAGCCCTACCGCACAAAGCGTGCCGAGCTTCCTGCCCAGCGGCTTATTGTACACAATACTTCCAAATGCAGTTTGGGCAGCTTCCCCGTCCTCCTTCTCCTTCTTCTGGTCCTGGAGGATCAAAAAACCATAAGAGACCACGATCGTGAGCACCACAAAGAAGATGAACAGCACGATCCCTACAGTGATATTCCCGGAGGATACAAGCTCCGCCTCCGGCACCGCACAGATCACATATGCATTATGCGCATCCAGTTTCTTGACGCCGCAGTACAGGCGTTCGCCGTTCATGGTCATCCAGCCGTAAAAACCATCTTCCAGGTTCTCCACTTCCAGACCGGCATCGATGGAATCCTGGCCCAGCTTTGTCCCGTCAGGATGATACAGTACAGTATAGTCCTGGCTGGATACGGCAAAGGTGTAGCCGTTAAGTCCGACCTTCACATTGCCGAGCATGCTTTCCCAGGAATTGATACCTGCCTGGATCTGATGAAGCTCCGCCGGATCCTGCGCGATCACCGCCAGCCTGTCGGCATTGATTCTGGCAGCGTAATAACGGCGTGTGATACCATCCCTGACGACTTCAAATGCCTCAGACGGTTTGTCCGTCTCAAACACGGTCCTGAGTTGATTATACCGCGTGCGCGTAAAATCCACAGAAACAGAACCGGATGCTGCGATCTGGTTGCCTTCCCGGTCCAGCAGAATGATATCATCCACATTCATCCTGGAAGCCAGATCCTTTAAGTAATAACTGCTCTCGGCAAAACGGCTGTCCTTGTTTGCCATGTAAGCGACCGTTTCCGCCTTGGACTGGTACACCTCGTCATAGCTGATCCGGTTCTGCTCCGCCGTAGCATATGCCTTTTCTACCAGCGGCTCAATCTGCATGATGTTCTCTTTTGTATTCTCCCGCTGGCTGCTTATGGAAAGCCTCGTCTGCATTACAGTCAGAAACGCGCCCAGAAGGATAATACAGACCACGCTGACCGTCAGCAGAAGCTTCTTTTTTCTGCGAAGTTCTTTTGTCATCTCTCTCATCCCCCTAATCCCATTTGTCAATCAGCCCGGCGATGGTGCCGTCATCCAGCATCTTCTGGATGGCATCTGCCACTGGCTTGCTGAGTGAAGAACCCTTTACTGTTGCCACACCGTAATTCTCCGTTCCGGCCACATCCTCCAGGATCATCCTGTCGTCCTTCATATGTGCCCTCGCAACGCCGCCGTCCATACAGACTGCGTCCACGGTGCCGTCCTCCAGCGCTTCTGACAATGCTTCATAGGTATCCCGGTATTCAAGAGAGGAACCCTTTGTATCTTCCGCCGTGATAAGCCCCAGTTCCATGAGCTTTCCCGACAGCTTCGGCGCCGTGTTGGCGCCCTCCAGCACACCGGTCGTTTTCCCGACCAGGTCGTCAATGTGCTCGATCAGAGAAGATCTCTCCACCATGATACTGGTGTAATCCGTAAAGTACGCCGGAGAGAAATCAAAATTCTTCAGCCGTGATTCTTCTATAGAATATGTGGCGATCAGGCAGTCCACTTCCCCGTTGAGCAGCATATCCTTCCGGGTATCCGGAGTGACCGTCACAAACTCCACGCCCGCATAACCAAGGTCATCCGCAAGCTTCTTTGCCAGGTCGATCTCCAGGCCGTAGTACCGTCCTGTCGCAGGATTTAGATACCCCAGTCCCACGATGTCATCCCTCACGCCGACCTTCAGCATACCGCTTTTTGACGAAGTACTGCACCCTGAAAGGACTGCTGCAAATACCAACAGCAGAATAATTACATTTTTCAGCTTTTTCATCTTTTGCCCTCCCATAATTTATCTATATGATTATACCATGGGCGGGAGCGCGGTTAAAGCGTCAAAAATACGTACTTCTGCGCATAATCAGGCTGCACTTCTTACATGTATGGATCCTGCGGGATAATGATCGCCGCCAGGAGATAGACGAAAATCCCAGGGCCGGAACATGCCAGCACTGCCCAGATCAGCCGGACCAGTGTAGCGTCAATGTTCAAATATTCTCCAATGCCGCCGCATACGCCGCAGAGCATCCTGTCTTTACTGGAACGATATAATTTTTTATTCAAATCCATAACTTACCTCTTTTCCTGATGTGAATGGTCTTTGGGTTCCAAATGTCAATTCTCTGTCTCTGTAAATCTGATATAAAGCTCTCCTGCATCGCACTCCAGCTCCGCGCTTTTTCCTGCATGGTTGTCGATGTATTTCTCCCGTCTGAGCCCGGTGTATCGTTCCTCCTGGTCATCTGCAAGAACAATGGTTCCCACATTGGAGGTCAGTTCATAATCAAACTGCTGTTTTTTGCCTTCCAGCCCAAGGTACATGCTCCCGGCCTTACACTCTGCATCAAGTTCCCCGACATTTCCGCTGTTAATAGTCAGAGATCCTGCCATGAGTTCCAATCCCAACTTATCCGTCCGGATCTCATCGATCGCCACACTGGTCGCTGCAGACCTCGATCTCCACCTCGCGGAATTGGTATGCCCGCGGAATATAGATCACCAGGGTTTCCATCCTGCTGCTCTTATAGTCATCAGTACGGCCTTTAAACGGGCCAAGGATATTCTGAAACTCGTGATGGCGTTCAATCTCCAGTTCATCCTCCTCCTGCCGGATATCATAAGAATAGGTCAGCACACTGTCAACCGCATATCCTTCCACGCGGACCGCCGTATCCTGCGGATCTTCCCGGTCCTCTGTCACAACGAAAAGTTCCCCCGGTCCCGCTTCGATCTTTAATTTCCTTACGTGTTCATAGGAGATACTGTCCATCATCGTATCATCCCCCGGGACCATACCGTCGTCCTCAAAACCCTGTATGATCTCTACTGACTGCTTTCTGTGGGGAGTACCATAATTCACAACGCCCTGTACATAGTTCCCAAACTCCTCCATCCCTCCCATCATGGCCCCGGCTGTTATCACGCCAATCCCTGCCAGACAAAAAATAATCCCAAAAACAACAGTCCACTTTATCACCTTATTCATGCCTGTTTCCTCCTTCCACCGTGCAGAAACCTGCTGATCACATTCACAGTGCCGCGGATACAATATGGAAGGAACCTGCCATAAACCAGTACGGAAAGCGCCACTCCGATCAGCCCCAGGCCCAGGGACAGAACGCCAAGCCCAAGCATCAAGACACCCGCCGCAGGATGGGCAAACAGCATTCCCACGCCTATTACCAGCAGGGCAACCGCTCCTACACATGCACCAACCGTGAGCAGTCCTACAAAAATAACGACCACAACTGCGATACCTAAAAGCCCGCCGGCCAGTCCCAGGACGCCGCCGCCGATCCCCAAAAGAATTGGCGCCGCCACTGCCAGCACGATCAAAAGCGCGCCCACCTTAAAGAGCCGTTTCAGCCAGTCATCCTGTCCCCCCGGTCTGCGCTGCCTCGCCGCGTTGCCGCTGCTTCCGGACGCACCGCCCGTTCCGGCCTCATGGACCTCTGGAAGCTCCTGATGCTTTACCACCTGAAAATTTGGGTCCTTAAAACGTTCGTCCTGATATCCGGACTCTGTAAACGCCCCGCCGTCCTCCAGGTTCCCGATCAGATCGCTGCGGATGATCGCCGCCACGCGCTCCGGACTTCCAAACTCCCGCATAACCTGTTCCTCATTCTCATCGCCTGCTTCCTCCAGATAATCCCGGTAATATGCGAGGGCTTCCTCCTTGTCTTCCTCCGGAATGTCCTGAAGCAGATATTCCAGTTCCTTCATAAATTCTGCTCTGTTCATACTGTAGCCTCCTCAAGTATTGTGGATATCTTCTGAGCATAGCTGCTCCATTCCCCCCGGTAGAGATTCAGCTGAAGTCTGCCGCTCTCCGTGATCCGATAATATCTCCGGTTCCTGCCGTCGATCGCCATATCATAAGTCTCCAGGCAATCTTCCTTCTGCAGCCGCCGGAGCACCGGATACAGGGTTGACTCCGAGATGTCGATCACATCCCGCACATCCTGGGTAATCTTATACCCATAGGTTCCCTGCTGTTCCCTGGATACTACTGCCAGTACAATGGCGTCCAGAAGCGCAGCGCCTGTGTTAAAAATCATATCCAGCCCGCCTTTCTGCTTGTGCTTGCTCCACATTCCCCATCCTTGATTTTGCCAATTTGGGGGCTGTGTTATTCATCGAACTATATTATACATCATATAACATATCTTACAATCAATACTATACAACGTATAATATTATTTGTCAATATAATATTGTATTTATTTATTTTTTCTTTCATCTCTAAAACCCATAGGATATGCCCCATAAAACAAAAAAAGAGAAGCAAGCCAGTCATGCCGGCTTCGCCTCTCTTTTTACTGTATCTGTTTTTAATAATTACTCTGCGTCTGCTGCTGCCATTGCCTCGATATCCACATCAGCCACATCCTGATCCTCTGTGTGATGCTCTGCCGGTGCCTGCAGTGCTTTGATGCTCAGGCTGATCTTACGGTCTTCCCCGTTGAAATCAACAACCTTTGCCTCGATCTCCTGTCCAATGCTCAATGCATCAGCCGGTTTATCTACATGCTCTCTGGAAATCTGGGAAACATGGAGTAATGCGTCTACGCCTGGCTCCAGCTCTACAAATGCGCCGAAATCAGTCATACGCGCCACACGGCCGTACACAATATTGCCAACCGCATACTTCTCAGCTGCGCTTACCCACGGATTCTCCTCCGGGAACTTCAGGCTCAGGGCGATCTTCTCACCGCTGATATCCTTGATCAGCGCTCTCACATTGTCTCCGGTCTTAAATACCTTCTTCGGGTTCTCTACACGGCCCCAGGACATCTCGGAGATGTGAAGCAGACCGTCTGCTCCGCCCAGATCGATAAATGCGCCGAAGTCAGTCACGTTCTTCACAACACCCTCGACTGTGTCGCCAATATGGATGCGCTCGAACAGCTCTTTCTGCATCTCAGCCTTCTTCGCGATCATCAGCTGCTTTCTGTCACCGATCACTCTTCTTCTCTTAGGATTGAACTCGGTGATCACAAAATCAATATCCTGACCGGCGTATTTAGTCAGGTCTTTCTCATAGCTGTCGGATACAAGGCTTGCCGGGATGAAGACTCTGGCCTCGTCCACTACCACGCTTAAGCCTCCGTCCAGAACCTGCGCTACCTTGGCGGTCAGCACTTCATGGTTCTCAAATGCTTCTTCCAGTCTCTTGTTGCCCTTGTCGGCTGCCAGTCTCTTATAGGACAGAGCTACCTGGCCTTCGCCGTCGTTTACTTTCACAACCTTGGCTTCCATCTCGTCTCCGACAGATACCATGGTCCTTAAATCTACATTCGATTCGTTGGTGTACTCACTTCTCGGAATGATACCATCTGATTTGTATCCTATATTCAAGACGATTTCATCATCTTTCACATCAATGACCTTACCAGTGACGATCTCTCCCGTACGTATTGTTTTTAATGATGCTTCCAACATTTGTTCAAAACTTAATTCTGACATTAGTATGAACCTCCTCAATAATTTGATTCGGGGTGGACGCCCCTGCTGTAATACCTACGCTGCGCACAGAATTCACACATTCAGGATTGAAATCGCCTAGTGACTGGATAAAGTAAGTGTTCTTACATTCCTTTTGGCATATCTCGTAGAGTTTCTGTGTGTTGGAACTATTCCTGCCTCCTATGACAATCATAGCTTCCACTTCAGAAGCAATACGCCTAGCTTCCACTTGTCTTTCCTGTGTTGCATTGCAAATCGTATTTAAAACAAGTATATCATAACCCTTTTTCTCAAATTTTTCAACTAAATCTTGAAATTTATTGTAATTAAATGTCGTCTGGGACACGATACACAGCTTTTCGTCCTGTGAAACCGGCAGATTTTCTATCTGAGAGGCGTTTTCCACCACCAGAGTCCGCTCGTCTCCCCAGCCACGGATGCCCTCTACCTCCGGGTGGGAAGGGTTCCCGATGATGATGACCCGGCGTCCCTCTGCCTGCTGCTGTTGCACGATCCGGTGGATCTTTTTTACAAAGGGGCAGGTTGCGTCTACCATGGTGATCCCATGCTGCTCCAGCAGATCGTAAACTGCCTTTCCAACGCCGTGGGACCGGATGATGACGATCCCCTCCGTCAGGGCCTCAAGCTCCTCCACGGAATTTAAGACCCGCACGCCCTTCTTCTCTAAATCCTCCACCACCTGCTCGTTGTGAATGATAGGACCGAAGGTATATACCGGCTGATCTGCGGAAGCGATCTGCTCGTAAACCTGTTCCACCGCACGTTTTACGCCGAAACAGAAACCCGCGGTCTTTGCTACGGTCACCTTCATCCGACATCCCCTTTCCAGGAGAGGCCTTTCGAGCAGGCTGCGTCGATGATCGCCTGCACCACCTGCGCAATATCCATCTCGGAGCTGTCCACATAAACCGCATCCTCCGCCGCCTTAAGGGGCGCGACCGGACGGTTCATATCCCGCTCATCCCGTTCTATAATATCCTGCTCAATTTCCTGCAAATTACACATTACACCTTTTTCCACCAGTTCCTTGTAACGGCGCATGGCCCTTACGCGGGAGCTGGCTGTCAAAAATATCTTGACGTCGGCATCCGGCAGGATACAGGTTCCGATATCCCGTCCATCCATGATCACATCATGCTCTGCCGCCAGATTCCGCTGAAGGTCCAAAAGATGAGACCGGACTGCCGGGTAGACGCTGGCAGCAGACGCCATATTGCCTGCCTCCTCCGTGCGGATCAGCCCGGAAACGTCCTCACCGTTTAACAGAACCTGCTGCACGCCGTCCTGATACCGGATCGTGATGTCGGCCTTCTGTGCGGCCTCGCTGACCGCCTGTTCATCTTCCGGCGCAATGCCCTGCCGCAGCAGGCAGAGTGCGATGGCGCGGTACATGGCGCCCGTGTCCACGTAGATAAATCCCAGTTTTTTTGCAACCATTTTTGCTATTGTGCTTTTTCCCGCCCCTGCAGGGCCGTCAATCGCTATGTTAAATGCTTTTCTTTCCATGCTTTTTGTTACTGCTCCTTTATTATGTCTCGTTTACATTGGAACGGAAATCCCCGCCAGATACCCGGTGGACCAGGCGATCTGGAGATTGAACCCTCCCGTCACCGCATCCAGGTCCAGCACCTCTCCCGCAAAATAAAGCCCTTCCACCAGCTTTGACTCCATCGTGGAGGGATTTATCTCCTTCACGGAAACGCCGCCCTGTGTGATGATCGCCTCTTTGTAATCCCGGAAGCCTGTCAGCGTCAAACGGAAATCTTTGATCTGGCTGACGATCCGGCGGCGTTCCTCCCGCGTGATCTCATTGACCTTCTTTTCCTGGGAGATACCGCTGCGCTCCACGACTGCCGGCATCAATTTGGAGGGCAGCAGATGGACCAGCGCATTTTTGTACTGTTTATTCTTCATCTCCTCAAAATCCCTCAGGATACGGGCATCCAGCTGCTCTTCGGAAAGAGCCGGCTTTAGATCTATGGACAGCTCCAGCGGCCCTTTCTTAAGCTGGGACGCCACAAAGCTGCTGGCCGATAAAAGGACCGGACCGCTGACCCCGTAATGGGTAAACAGCATCTCTCCAAATTCCTCATACAGCGTCTTGCTGCCTTTTAAGATCCTGGCATTTATATTGCGCAGGGACAGGCCCTGAAGCTCCTTCACCACGGGTTCCTTCACCTCGAAAGGCACCAGCGCGGGGGACAGTTCCGTAACCCGGTGTCCCAACTCCTTTGCAAACCGGTATCCGTCCCCGGTAGAACCGGTGGTCGGATAGGATAATCCGCCGGTAGTCACGATCACCGCGTCTGCCAGCACGGTCCGTCCGCCCTTTTTCAGGCGGATCCCAGTCACATGCCCATCCTGTGTCATGATCCCGGAAACTTCTTCATGAAGACTGATCTCCACACCCAGATCCCGGAGACGGGCGCTCAATGCGCGGATCACATCAGACGACTTGTCGGAAACCGGAAACACACGGTTGCCCCGCTCTGTCTTTACCTGGCAGCCATTCTGCTCCATAAAGTCCATCACATCAAAGTTCGTAAAACCATAAAAGCTGCTGTAAAGAAACTTGGGGTTGTGCACCACATTGCCGAAGAGCTCCTCCGTATCACAGGCATTGGTCAGATTACATCTGCCTTTGCCGGTGATAAATATCTTCTTTCCAAGCTTTTCGTTCTTCTCATAGATATGGACCTGGTGTCCCGCGCCTGCGGCGGCGATCCCTGCCATCATTCCGGCAGCGCCTCCTCCGATGACTGCAACCCGGCTCATGGCCTGCCCTGCACGAGATGGATGGCAAATCCGCCGATCTCCTGCTCCATATAGGCGAAGAAACAGGTTCCGTCCTCACGGAATTTCCTGGTATCTTCTACAAACCTAACGCCCTTTTCTTCAAAGTATCTCATGGCCGCTTCACAGTCATTGACCGCAAATCCAATATGGCCGTGCGTTCCCCTGCCGTTCTCCTTCATGATCTCCACCAGCTCCCCGGAAAAATAGGATTTCGGGGTTTCCCGGGTGGTCAGGGTGAGCAGGGATAAAAACTCCTCCGCCCACCGTCCGGCTTCCTCTGCGCATGAGGCATTGATCCCCACATGCGCAACGCTCATGTCAAAAAGCTCCACTGCTGTCTTATCCATTGCCTTATCTCTCCTTGATATCCTGTCTCTTTTTAATCCTGTTTATCTTTCTGTTTTTCTTCTTCCTTCACCTGACGGATCCTGGCCTCCAACGCCTCCACCACCGTGCGCAGGACCTTTACCCTGGCATAGTATTTGCAGTTGCCCTCCACCACGATCCAGGGCGCATAGGTTGTGGATGTGCGCACCAGCATCTCGTTGACCGCCTGCTCATACTGATCCCATTTCTCCCGGTTTCTCCAGTCCTCATCGGTGATCTTCCACTGTTTTTCCGGGTTGTCCATGCGTTCCTTGAAGCGGCGCTCCTGTTCGTCCTTGTCGATCTGCAGCCAGAATTTCAGCACCACCGCCCCGGCATTGGCCATATGGGCTTCCATCTCGTTGATCTCCTGGTATGCGCGCTTCCACTCTTCATCACTGCAGAAGCCCTCGATCCGTTCCACCATCACCCTGCCGTACCAGGTGCGGTCAAATATCGCAATGTGGCCTGCCTTCGGCACATGATTCCAGAAACGCCACATATAATGGTGCTTCTTCTCAATGTCATTGGGCGCAGCAGTGGGACACACCTGATACCCCCGCGGGTCCAGATGACTGGTCAGACGTTTGATGGCGCCGCCTTTTCCTCCTGCATCCCAACCCTCGAAGCCCAGCACCACCGGGATTCTCCTGCGGTAGATCTCACTGTGCAGCATTTCCAGCTTTTTCTGAAGGTCGTCTATCTGCTCCTTGTATTCTTCACGGGTCAGGTTCTTCGTCAGATCCACACCGGAAAGAACGCCGTTCTGATACCGGCTGTCAGCTTCCCCTGCCGCCGTCTTCTCTGCAGCCTGTGCGCCGGACGCAGCCTTCGCTGCGATCCTGGCGGCCTTCTCTGTCAGCGCCGTCTCCAGGGCCTCTGTCACGGTCTTCAATATCTTCATGGCGGCGTAATTCTTGTCTGTCGCCTCAATGATATCCCAGGATGCATACTCTGTATCAGTCTTTTCCAGCATTTCCTCGTTGAGCAGCAGATAACGGTCGTACTCCTTATTCCGCTTCCAGTCGTCCTCCGTCACTCTCCAGGAGGTCTCTTTTTCTTCCGTCAGCTTTTTAAAGCGCTTTTTCTGTTCTGCTTTGGAGATGTAGAGGAACAGTTTGATGATCACCGTCCCATCGTCCGCAAGCTGCTTCTCAAAGGAACGGATATCCTGGAATATCTCCGGGATTTCCCTTTTTTTCACCAGACCGTCAAACCGGTCCGTCAGCACCTTCCTGTACCAGCTCCTGTCAAATATGGCAATCCTGCCCTTTTCCGGCGTCAGCGTCCAGAATCTCCACAAAAATGGACGCATGGCCTCTTCCTCTGTCTCCCGGTTGCTGGCATATACGTCAAACCCGCGCGGGTCCAATGCCTGGATCAGCCGGTTGATCTGTGTTCCTTTTCCGGCAGCCCCCATTCCCTCAAAGAGAATGACCACCGGTATCCCGGCTTCTTTGAGTCTCCTCTGAAGCTGCCCCAGCTTTGTTCCGTACTCCTTCTGTGCCTGCCTGTAAACTTCCTTTTCCACGGTCCTTGATAAATCGATCTTCTCCAGCATACGTTACCTCCTATGATTGTGGCTGGGATTCCGGCTGCGGCCCGGTCTCCGTCAGACGTTCCTCCTCTGGCTCCGGCGGCAGGTTATCCTCTGGCTCCTCTGCGCCGGACTGTAACTGCAGGTTGCCGCGCACCCAGCTGCGGTACGTCTTCAGTTCTTCAAAACTATAGAAAAAGCCAACCCTTGCGCTCCAGCTCCCATCCATATCCTGCGGCCTGTGCGCCAACACGAACATCTGGAATGCGTCCGGGAAATCCGGTAAAGCGAGCTTATCCTCCGCTGAAACTCCGGGTCCGGCGCCCGGACGGACCTCCGGTTCTGCTGTCTGTTCCGGCCCCCCTGTCTGCTCCGGGGCCTCCGGCTGGCCTTCAAACCGGGTCTCAAACAGTCCTATATAGCCATTTTCCATAGACGCCTCCAGATACTGCCCGTAAAGTCCGGCAAGCACCCGGATCGTGTCTGTCTCATTGCGCCAGTCTCCATCTGCGTCCAGTGCATCCTCCAGGTCTATCCCCAGTTCCCACAGGGCATGTTCCCCGCCGGGCGCTGCCGCCTGCTCTTCTCCTGCTTCTGCCGCCACCGGTTCCATGGGTTCCAGATAGCTCTTCGTGCTGCCTGCCCCGTCTGTATACAGGGTAACCGCGCCGATCCTTCCCCATGCTTCCTGCGGAAAAACATCACGAAAAAGTTTCATGACCTTTTCTGTCCTGTCGTCCTCCGTATTCTGCCAGAGTATGGTACCATCCGGAGTCCTCTGTTCCAGGATCATCTTATCAGTGGAGTATTCCCTGATTTCCAGATCATAACCGTCTGTACCGGGTATCAGGGCAAAAAATCTTCGGTTTACAAGATCGGTCCAGTCATACTCCGTGCCGCTCGGTCCTTTATTCTCCCCAACAGGCTCCCCATACATATCCGTCAGGCGTTCCCTCATATCCTCAAAGTCCACACCTGCGCCGTCTGCCTCCAGCGATACCATATCCAGCTTTCCATCCGTGTAGTAATAATCTGTCAGGATGACCTGATCC
This portion of the Clostridium sp. AN503 genome encodes:
- a CDS encoding mechanosensitive ion channel domain-containing protein; this encodes MTKELRRKKKLLLTVSVVCIILLGAFLTVMQTRLSISSQRENTKENIMQIEPLVEKAYATAEQNRISYDEVYQSKAETVAYMANKDSRFAESSYYLKDLASRMNVDDIILLDREGNQIAASGSVSVDFTRTRYNQLRTVFETDKPSEAFEVVRDGITRRYYAARINADRLAVIAQDPAELHQIQAGINSWESMLGNVKVGLNGYTFAVSSQDYTVLYHPDGTKLGQDSIDAGLEVENLEDGFYGWMTMNGERLYCGVKKLDAHNAYVICAVPEAELVSSGNITVGIVLFIFFVVLTIVVSYGFLILQDQKKEKEDGEAAQTAFGSIVYNKPLGRKLGTLCAVGLIFVLVVSFYMQTLFSLSMRSISNSRQVEDVQATFLKNQEDVETLTAQYNRRYLNKCQIAAYILSGNPQLQNREELAGLSQVLDVEFIMLFDSQGRELVSDSTYVNFEISSNPEDQSYAFGKLLQGVESVVQESMPDEISGQYHQYIGALMYDSQGNPDGFAQISLYPEKLEEALSATKLSSVLGSVKASAGGFAFAVDKETKDFSWFPQERMIGKNALTYGMTENQFRDGYCDYITIENRKYYGSSLETETDYIYVVTPEDRINSLRLPVALASTGASLVFLLVIFVLLTTSRRVKDKGAQEQAAATDSPMIDVMLPDGRVGKTDTAASRWANNSVKWDEKTPEQQIASILKGLMSVLALVICVSVLFKDRFFGADSIFLYVINGGWERGVNVFAVTGCIMIICVVSVFVMLFREILKMLSRTFGARGETVCRMIRSFAKYISVIAMMYYCFALFGVDTKTLLASAGILSLVIGLGAKELVSDILAGLFIIFEGEFRVGDIVTVGDWRGTVQEIGVRTTKIMDPGQNVKIISNSNVSGVINMTRKNSYTFCDVGIEYGESLERVENILAKELPSIKKRLPSIKDGPFYKGVVSLGDNSVNIRIMAQCAESDRAQLGRDLNREMKLLFDKYDINIPFPQVVLNQPKEYQKATELEKMRADAFNETQKVLSKEMKAGSET
- a CDS encoding transporter substrate-binding domain-containing protein, with the protein product MKKLKNVIILLLVFAAVLSGCSTSSKSGMLKVGVRDDIVGLGYLNPATGRYYGLEIDLAKKLADDLGYAGVEFVTVTPDTRKDMLLNGEVDCLIATYSIEESRLKNFDFSPAYFTDYTSIMVERSSLIEHIDDLVGKTTGVLEGANTAPKLSGKLMELGLITAEDTKGSSLEYRDTYEALSEALEDGTVDAVCMDGGVARAHMKDDRMILEDVAGTENYGVATVKGSSLSKPVADAIQKMLDDGTIAGLIDKWD
- a CDS encoding PspC domain-containing protein, giving the protein MNKKLYRSSKDRMLCGVCGGIGEYLNIDATLVRLIWAVLACSGPGIFVYLLAAIIIPQDPYM
- a CDS encoding DUF1700 domain-containing protein, with the translated sequence MNRAEFMKELEYLLQDIPEEDKEEALAYYRDYLEEAGDENEEQVMREFGSPERVAAIIRSDLIGNLEDGGAFTESGYQDERFKDPNFQVVKHQELPEVHEAGTGGASGSSGNAARQRRPGGQDDWLKRLFKVGALLIVLAVAAPILLGIGGGVLGLAGGLLGIAVVVVIFVGLLTVGACVGAVALLVIGVGMLFAHPAAGVLMLGLGVLSLGLGLIGVALSVLVYGRFLPYCIRGTVNVISRFLHGGRRKQA
- a CDS encoding PadR family transcriptional regulator, giving the protein MIFNTGAALLDAIVLAVVSREQQGTYGYKITQDVRDVIDISESTLYPVLRRLQKEDCLETYDMAIDGRNRRYYRITESGRLQLNLYRGEWSSYAQKISTILEEATV
- the rpsA gene encoding 30S ribosomal protein S1, producing the protein MSELSFEQMLEASLKTIRTGEIVTGKVIDVKDDEIVLNIGYKSDGIIPRSEYTNESNVDLRTMVSVGDEMEAKVVKVNDGEGQVALSYKRLAADKGNKRLEEAFENHEVLTAKVAQVLDGGLSVVVDEARVFIPASLVSDSYEKDLTKYAGQDIDFVITEFNPKRRRVIGDRKQLMIAKKAEMQKELFERIHIGDTVEGVVKNVTDFGAFIDLGGADGLLHISEMSWGRVENPKKVFKTGDNVRALIKDISGEKIALSLKFPEENPWVSAAEKYAVGNIVYGRVARMTDFGAFVELEPGVDALLHVSQISREHVDKPADALSIGQEIEAKVVDFNGEDRKISLSIKALQAPAEHHTEDQDVADVDIEAMAAADAE
- the ispH gene encoding 4-hydroxy-3-methylbut-2-enyl diphosphate reductase yields the protein MKVTVAKTAGFCFGVKRAVEQVYEQIASADQPVYTFGPIIHNEQVVEDLEKKGVRVLNSVEELEALTEGIVIIRSHGVGKAVYDLLEQHGITMVDATCPFVKKIHRIVQQQQAEGRRVIIIGNPSHPEVEGIRGWGDERTLVVENASQIENLPVSQDEKLCIVSQTTFNYNKFQDLVEKFEKKGYDILVLNTICNATQERQVEARRIASEVEAMIVIGGRNSSNTQKLYEICQKECKNTYFIQSLGDFNPECVNSVRSVGITAGASTPNQIIEEVHTNVRIKF
- the cmk gene encoding (d)CMP kinase — its product is MERKAFNIAIDGPAGAGKSTIAKMVAKKLGFIYVDTGAMYRAIALCLLRQGIAPEDEQAVSEAAQKADITIRYQDGVQQVLLNGEDVSGLIRTEEAGNMASAASVYPAVRSHLLDLQRNLAAEHDVIMDGRDIGTCILPDADVKIFLTASSRVRAMRRYKELVEKGVMCNLQEIEQDIIERDERDMNRPVAPLKAAEDAVYVDSSEMDIAQVVQAIIDAACSKGLSWKGDVG
- a CDS encoding NAD(P)/FAD-dependent oxidoreductase → MSRVAVIGGGAAGMMAGIAAAGAGHQVHIYEKNEKLGKKIFITGKGRCNLTNACDTEELFGNVVHNPKFLYSSFYGFTNFDVMDFMEQNGCQVKTERGNRVFPVSDKSSDVIRALSARLRDLGVEISLHEEVSGIMTQDGHVTGIRLKKGGRTVLADAVIVTTGGLSYPTTGSTGDGYRFAKELGHRVTELSPALVPFEVKEPVVKELQGLSLRNINARILKGSKTLYEEFGEMLFTHYGVSGPVLLSASSFVASQLKKGPLELSIDLKPALSEEQLDARILRDFEEMKNKQYKNALVHLLPSKLMPAVVERSGISQEKKVNEITREERRRIVSQIKDFRLTLTGFRDYKEAIITQGGVSVKEINPSTMESKLVEGLYFAGEVLDLDAVTGGFNLQIAWSTGYLAGISVPM